Within Quercus lobata isolate SW786 chromosome 5, ValleyOak3.0 Primary Assembly, whole genome shotgun sequence, the genomic segment ACTTGAGGGTCAAAAATTATCTGCTCCAAGCCATTGATCGAACCATTATGGAGACGATCCTCAACAGAGACACTGCCAAGCACATCTGGGATTCTATGAAGCAGAAGTAGCAGGGTTCCACAAGAGTCAAAAGAGCACAGCTCCAAGCTCTTCGGAAGGAGTTTGAGGTTCTATAGATGAAAGAGGGTGAGAGTGTTGATGCCTACTTCGCTCGAACACTCATCAAAGCAAACAAGATGAAGATTCATGGTGAAAACATGTAGCAAGTGGTGATCATTGAAAAGATCTTGAGATCAATGACCTCAAGGTTCGACTATGTTGTGTGTTCGGTTGAAGAGTCTAATAACTTAGACACCTTAACCATTGATGAGTTGCAGAGCAGCTTACTAGTACATAAGCAGACGATGAACGGGCATGGAGGAGATGAGCACGCATTAAAGGTGGCCTACGATGACAGAATTGGTGGAAGAGGAGGCAGTTGAGCTCGTGGAGCTTTTCGAGGAAGAGGCAGACAAGCATTCAATAAAGCTATAGTTGAGTGTTATAAGTGTCATCAATTAGGACACTTTCAATATGAGTGTCCTAAATGGGAGAAGGAAGTGAATTATGTTGAGCTTGAGGAGAAAGAAGAAATGTTGCTGATGTCATATGTGGAGCTTAATCAATCAAGGAGAGAAGATGTTTGGTTCCTTGACTCAGGGTGTAACAATCATATGTGTGCAAATAAGGAGTGGTTCTTAGATCTGGATGAGGAATTCCGGCACCCTATGAAGCTTGGGAATAATTCCAAGATGGCTGTGTTGGGAAAGGATAATATTAGGTTGCAAATTGCTGGAGTTACTCAGGTAATCACTGATGTTTTCTATATACCTGAGTTGAAAAATAACTTATTAAGTGTTGGACAATTGCAAGAAAGAGGTGTAGCTATTTTGATACAACATGGAGTATGTAGAGTCTATCATCCCAAGAAAGGGCTTATTATGCAAACAACAATGTCTGCAAACAGGATGTTCATATTGCTTGCAAGAATTTTGCCAAAAGCTCCCACTTGCTTCTAAACAATTCTTGAAGACAATACTCACCTTTGGCACTGCAGATATGGGCATCTAAGTTTCAAGGGTCTGAGAACATTGCAATATAAGCAAATGGTGAGAGGGTTACCACAGTTGAATGCACCATCCAAAATATGCACTGATTGCATGGTGGGAAAGCAACACAGAGATGCAATTCCAAAAAGGAGTTTATGGAAAGCATCACAAAGACTGCAGTTGGTACATGCTGACATCTGCGGACCCATCAAACCTGTTTCCAATAGTAAGAAGAGGTATTTCATAAGCTTTATTGATGATTACAGTTGTAAGGTGTGGATATATTTTCTTGCTGAAAAATCTAAAGCTTTTACTATCTTCAAGAATTATAAAAACCTTGTTGAGAAAGAGACAAGAGTTTTTAT encodes:
- the LOC115990977 gene encoding uncharacterized protein LOC115990977 → MTSRFDYVVCSVEESNNLDTLTIDELQSSLLVHKQTMNGHGGDEHALKVAYDDRIGGRGGHFQYECPKWEKEVNYVELEEKEEMLLMSYVELNQSRREDVWFLDSGCNNHMCANKEWFLDLDEEFRHPMKLGNNSKMAVLGKDNIRLQIAGVTQIWASKFQGSENIAI